One window of Pirellulales bacterium genomic DNA carries:
- the nuoB gene encoding NADH-quinone oxidoreductase subunit NuoB, producing MLRILGERLRQGHRTISYPAGEPPALPDRFRGLPVLDSTKCPDGCQKCVEACPTDAIAVVDQRPRMDLGRCLFCTDCVKACPEGAISYTRDYRLASRTRAGLVLDGKAFELASALEEKSRRLFGRSLQLRQVSAGGCNGCEADVNVLGTVVFDLSRFGIQVVASPRHADGLLITGCITQNMKLALQKAYAAVPSPKIVIAVGACAISGGPFVGFPQQNNGADSVVPVDLYIPGCPPHPLTILDGILRLLGRIEEQRLP from the coding sequence ATGTTGAGAATCCTCGGTGAGCGGCTGCGGCAGGGGCATCGGACGATCAGCTACCCGGCGGGCGAACCGCCCGCGCTGCCCGACCGCTTCCGGGGCCTGCCCGTGCTCGACTCGACCAAGTGCCCCGACGGCTGCCAGAAGTGTGTCGAGGCCTGTCCGACCGACGCGATCGCAGTCGTCGATCAACGGCCGCGCATGGACCTCGGCCGTTGCCTGTTCTGCACCGACTGCGTGAAGGCTTGCCCGGAAGGGGCTATTTCATACACGCGCGACTATCGGCTTGCCTCGCGCACGCGCGCGGGCCTGGTGCTCGACGGAAAAGCGTTCGAGCTGGCTTCGGCCCTGGAGGAAAAAAGCCGGCGGCTGTTCGGCCGTTCGCTGCAATTGCGGCAGGTGAGCGCCGGCGGGTGCAACGGCTGCGAAGCCGACGTCAACGTGCTGGGCACCGTCGTGTTCGACCTGAGCCGGTTCGGCATCCAAGTGGTGGCGTCGCCGCGGCACGCCGACGGCCTGTTGATTACCGGCTGCATCACGCAGAACATGAAGCTGGCCCTGCAAAAAGCCTACGCCGCGGTGCCGTCGCCGAAGATCGTGATCGCCGTCGGCGCCTGCGCGATTTCCGGCGGCCCGTTCGTCGGTTTTCCGCAGCAGAACAACGGGGCAGACAGCGTCGTTCCCGTCGACCTGTACATCCCCGGCTGTCCGCCCCATCCGCTGACGATCTTGGACGGCATCCTGCGGCTGCTCGGAAGGATTGAAGAGCAACGCTTGCCATAG
- the sucD gene encoding succinate--CoA ligase subunit alpha, whose product MSILINKSTRVLCQGITGKVGQFHTKGCLEYGTKMVGGVTPGKGGETVLGLPVFDTVVEAVEKTRADATMIFVPNAFTADAILEAVDAGIKTVIAITEGVPVIDMVRVYEIVRRSGSTLVGPNCPGVITPEECKIGIMPGYIHKKGPVGVMSRSGTLTYEAVWQLTNLGLGQSTCVGLGGDPIVGTSFIDLLKMYEADPATEAILMMGEIGGTAEEEAARFVHDHVSKPVAAFIAGRAAPPGKRMGHAGAIISGGKGTAGEKIAALEAAGIEVAESPADMGTAMQRAMAKKRR is encoded by the coding sequence ATGAGCATTTTGATCAACAAATCGACCCGTGTCCTCTGCCAGGGCATCACCGGCAAGGTCGGGCAATTTCATACCAAGGGCTGCCTGGAATACGGCACCAAAATGGTCGGCGGCGTCACGCCGGGCAAAGGCGGCGAGACCGTGCTCGGCTTGCCCGTCTTCGACACCGTCGTCGAAGCCGTCGAGAAGACCCGCGCCGACGCCACCATGATCTTCGTGCCGAACGCCTTCACGGCCGACGCCATCCTGGAAGCGGTCGATGCCGGCATCAAAACGGTGATCGCCATTACCGAGGGCGTGCCCGTCATCGACATGGTGCGCGTCTATGAAATCGTGCGCCGCAGCGGCTCGACGCTCGTCGGGCCGAACTGTCCAGGCGTGATTACGCCCGAAGAGTGCAAGATCGGCATCATGCCGGGCTACATCCACAAGAAAGGCCCGGTGGGCGTGATGAGCCGTTCGGGCACGCTCACCTACGAAGCCGTCTGGCAGTTGACGAACCTCGGCCTGGGACAATCGACGTGCGTCGGCCTGGGTGGCGACCCGATCGTCGGCACGTCGTTCATCGATCTGCTGAAGATGTACGAGGCCGACCCGGCGACCGAGGCTATTTTGATGATGGGCGAAATCGGTGGCACGGCTGAGGAAGAGGCCGCTCGGTTCGTCCACGATCACGTGAGCAAACCGGTGGCCGCCTTCATCGCCGGCCGGGCCGCCCCGCCGGGCAAGCGCATGGGCCACGCCGGGGCGATCATTTCCGGCGGCAAAGGGACGGCCGGCGAAAAGATCGCCGCACTGGAAGCCGCCGGCATCGAAGTGGCGGAAAGTCCGGCCGACATGGGCACGGCGATGCAACGGGCGATGGCCAAAAAACGCCGCTAA
- the sucC gene encoding ADP-forming succinate--CoA ligase subunit beta: MKIHEFQAKEILRKAGVAVPRGMVARTADEAAAAFKELGGKLAVVKAQIHAGGRGKGTIQGSPTQHGVELVRSADEAAKVAGAILGGSLVTIQTGAEGQTVRQVLVEEGCEIARELYLGIVVDRAAAGPVLMVSAQGGMNIEEVAAHTPELIFRERFHPDTGLLSYQARKLAAKLDLKGSSVVSAEKFMRGLCRVFVQQDCSLAEINPLVVTKSGELLALDAKMTFDDNALFRHKDIVELRDLAEEEPAEVRAANAGLSYVKLDGNIGCLVNGAGLAMSTMDLILLHGGSPANFLDVGGGANVDQVTEAFRILLSDKNVKGVLVNIFGGIMRCTTIATAVVAAYKQVGFNVPLVVRLEGTEVAEGRKILAGSGADILSATGLTDAAQKVVAAVGEAA, translated from the coding sequence ATGAAAATCCACGAGTTTCAAGCCAAAGAAATCCTCCGCAAGGCCGGCGTGGCGGTGCCCCGCGGCATGGTGGCGCGGACGGCCGATGAGGCCGCCGCGGCGTTCAAAGAACTGGGCGGCAAGCTCGCCGTGGTCAAAGCCCAAATCCATGCCGGCGGACGCGGCAAGGGCACCATCCAAGGCAGTCCCACGCAACACGGCGTCGAGCTCGTCCGCAGCGCCGACGAGGCCGCCAAGGTGGCCGGCGCCATCCTGGGCGGATCGCTGGTGACCATTCAGACCGGGGCCGAAGGACAGACCGTGCGGCAGGTCCTGGTCGAAGAAGGTTGCGAAATCGCGCGCGAGCTATACCTGGGCATCGTCGTCGACCGGGCCGCGGCTGGACCGGTGCTGATGGTTTCGGCCCAGGGCGGCATGAACATCGAGGAAGTCGCCGCCCATACCCCGGAACTGATTTTCCGCGAACGTTTCCATCCCGACACGGGCCTCTTGAGCTACCAGGCCCGCAAGCTGGCCGCCAAGCTCGACCTCAAAGGATCTAGCGTCGTCTCGGCCGAAAAATTCATGCGCGGCCTGTGCCGCGTGTTCGTGCAGCAAGATTGCAGCCTGGCCGAGATCAATCCCCTGGTCGTCACCAAGTCGGGCGAGCTGCTGGCCCTCGACGCCAAAATGACCTTCGACGACAACGCTCTCTTCCGGCACAAAGACATCGTGGAGTTGCGCGACTTGGCCGAAGAGGAGCCGGCCGAAGTGCGCGCCGCCAACGCCGGACTGAGCTACGTCAAGCTCGACGGCAACATCGGCTGCCTGGTCAATGGCGCGGGCCTGGCCATGAGCACGATGGACTTGATCCTGTTGCACGGCGGCTCGCCGGCCAACTTCTTGGATGTGGGCGGCGGCGCGAACGTCGACCAGGTCACGGAGGCCTTTCGCATTTTGCTCTCCGACAAGAACGTCAAGGGCGTGCTGGTCAACATTTTTGGCGGCATCATGCGTTGCACGACGATCGCCACGGCGGTGGTCGCGGCGTACAAGCAAGTCGGCTTTAACGTGCCGCTGGTCGTGCGGCTGGAAGGCACCGAGGTCGCCGAAGGCCGCAAGATCCTGGCCGGCAGCGGCGCGGACATCCTTTCGGCCACCGGACTGACCGATGCCGCGCAGAAAGTCGTGGCCGCGGTAGGCGAGGCAGCATAA
- a CDS encoding sulfotransferase — MAAAAATVESASAREESAFAVPFWLDWLGGLVDRHPRFWLRLGRLETGAAAADLNRVSVAMPVYVCGLARSGSTLLHEAVAAHPAVATHRIKDYPFVFTPYWWRRATAGLWPTAQRERAHGDRMMVTNESPDALEEMLWMAFFRQCHNPGVSNVLRADERFPAFESFYKAHLAKLLLAERATRYAAKANYHVARLAYLVRLFSDAKVLLPVRSPVDHVASLLRQHERFSQGQRRHPRALAYMQRSGHFEFGLDRRPLNLGDASRVEQVARYWAQGDDVRGFATYWDMVYGYLARLLADDDRVRAATLVVRFETLCESPAETLHAVLRHVGLQDAEAIVEKYAASVRRPDYYASKLTSDDKAAIGEATAATAALWGYC, encoded by the coding sequence TTGGCTGCCGCTGCTGCCACCGTGGAAAGCGCCTCGGCCCGCGAAGAGTCGGCATTCGCCGTGCCTTTCTGGCTCGATTGGCTCGGCGGGTTGGTCGATCGCCATCCGCGGTTCTGGCTGCGCCTGGGGCGTTTGGAGACCGGCGCCGCGGCAGCGGATCTGAACCGCGTCTCGGTGGCCATGCCCGTCTATGTGTGCGGACTTGCGCGGTCGGGCAGCACGTTGCTGCACGAAGCCGTGGCGGCGCACCCGGCCGTGGCGACGCACCGGATCAAGGACTATCCGTTCGTGTTTACGCCTTATTGGTGGCGGCGGGCGACGGCCGGATTATGGCCGACGGCCCAGCGCGAGCGCGCGCATGGCGACCGGATGATGGTCACCAACGAGAGCCCCGACGCACTTGAAGAAATGCTCTGGATGGCGTTTTTCCGCCAGTGCCACAATCCGGGCGTGAGCAACGTCTTGCGAGCGGACGAGCGGTTCCCGGCGTTCGAGTCGTTCTACAAGGCGCACCTCGCCAAGCTGCTGCTCGCGGAGCGGGCCACCCGTTATGCCGCCAAAGCCAACTACCATGTCGCTCGACTGGCCTACCTGGTTCGTCTCTTTTCCGACGCGAAAGTGTTGCTCCCCGTGCGCTCGCCGGTCGACCATGTGGCGTCGCTCTTGCGGCAGCACGAACGGTTCAGCCAAGGTCAGCGACGACACCCGCGGGCCCTGGCCTACATGCAGCGTTCAGGTCATTTCGAATTCGGCCTGGACCGTCGCCCCTTGAACCTGGGAGACGCGTCGCGCGTCGAGCAGGTGGCGCGCTATTGGGCCCAGGGAGACGACGTGCGCGGTTTCGCCACCTATTGGGACATGGTTTACGGCTACCTGGCACGACTGCTGGCCGACGACGATCGGGTGCGGGCCGCCACCTTGGTCGTGCGGTTCGAGACGCTTTGCGAATCGCCCGCGGAAACGCTTCACGCGGTGCTGCGGCATGTGGGGTTACAGGACGCGGAGGCGATTGTCGAGAAGTATGCTGCGTCCGTACGGCGGCCCGACTACTACGCGAGCAAGCTTACTTCCGACGACAAGGCGGCGATCGGCGAGGCGACGGCGGCCACCGCGGCGCTGTGGGGGTATTGCTAG
- a CDS encoding CRTAC1 family protein: MPGFRDVASQSGIDFRMSFLPQEQGETWKLNLYDHGCGVALADYDGDGDDDVLLLNQLGANGLYRNRGDGTFENATAEAGPWALDDRICVGAAFGDYDNDGDQDLYITSTRGGNVLLRNQGRGKYRDVTHEAGAALVAHSQTPAFFDCDNDGYLDLFVTNTAHWTTEQFDEKAGYYLGDKELFDHVFDLDAREPNVLFHNNRDGTFSDVTPESGLSGEGWGGDVAAFDFDEDDDLDVLITNMFGTSHLYRNDGRGHFDDVTREALGRTSLGAIGSTAFDFDNDGRLDLFLADMHSDMWIPYNKPELVEPHKKYPRLWGPTVDFQPEQMEQETRLIESLRLDYQDLLFGNSLFHNDGEGRFSEVSDQAGMETFWPWGVAAGDFDNDGDVDAFLPSGMGYPYFYWPSALMLNNGDGTFTDRAEEEGIEPPLEGELTGTRIHGIDVVRSSRCAATADFNGDGRLDLIVNNFNDHPYYFQNRFPRRHYVAFRLTGTKSNRDAVGALVKLHSGGRTLVRQVHSSGGYLSQCSKTLHFGLGDDSPIDKVEIRWPGGKRQIMTSLPIDRLHEIVEP, translated from the coding sequence ATGCCCGGATTTCGTGACGTCGCCTCGCAGAGCGGCATCGATTTCCGCATGTCGTTTCTGCCCCAAGAGCAAGGCGAAACTTGGAAGTTGAACCTCTACGATCATGGCTGCGGCGTGGCGCTGGCCGATTATGACGGCGACGGCGACGACGACGTGTTGTTGTTGAACCAACTCGGCGCAAATGGGTTGTACCGCAACCGCGGCGACGGCACCTTCGAAAACGCCACCGCCGAGGCCGGACCTTGGGCGCTCGACGATCGCATCTGCGTCGGCGCCGCCTTCGGCGATTACGACAACGACGGCGACCAGGACCTGTATATCACCAGCACGCGCGGCGGCAACGTCCTGCTTCGAAATCAAGGCCGCGGCAAATATCGAGACGTTACGCACGAGGCCGGTGCGGCGCTCGTCGCCCACTCGCAGACGCCCGCCTTTTTTGACTGCGACAACGACGGCTATCTCGACCTGTTCGTGACGAACACCGCGCATTGGACGACCGAACAGTTCGACGAAAAAGCCGGATATTATCTGGGCGACAAGGAGTTGTTCGATCACGTCTTCGACCTCGACGCCCGCGAACCGAACGTGCTGTTTCACAACAACCGCGACGGCACGTTCAGCGACGTGACGCCTGAGTCGGGTCTGTCCGGCGAAGGTTGGGGCGGGGACGTGGCGGCGTTCGACTTTGACGAAGACGACGACCTGGACGTGCTGATCACGAACATGTTCGGCACGAGCCACCTCTACCGCAACGACGGCCGTGGACACTTCGACGACGTGACCCGCGAAGCTTTGGGCCGGACTTCCCTAGGCGCGATTGGCTCCACGGCGTTCGATTTCGACAATGACGGTCGTCTCGACCTGTTCCTGGCAGACATGCACTCCGACATGTGGATCCCCTACAACAAGCCGGAATTAGTCGAACCCCACAAGAAATATCCGCGCCTTTGGGGGCCGACGGTCGATTTTCAGCCCGAGCAGATGGAACAGGAAACGCGGCTCATCGAGAGTTTGCGGCTCGACTATCAGGACTTGCTTTTCGGGAACAGCCTGTTTCACAATGATGGAGAAGGCCGATTCAGCGAGGTCTCGGACCAAGCCGGGATGGAGACCTTTTGGCCGTGGGGCGTGGCGGCCGGGGATTTCGACAATGACGGAGACGTGGACGCCTTCCTGCCGTCCGGCATGGGCTATCCTTACTTTTACTGGCCCTCCGCCTTGATGCTCAACAACGGCGACGGCACCTTCACCGATCGAGCGGAGGAAGAAGGCATCGAGCCGCCGCTGGAAGGAGAGCTGACCGGGACGCGGATTCATGGCATCGACGTCGTGCGGAGCTCGCGATGCGCCGCCACGGCCGATTTCAACGGCGACGGGCGCCTGGACCTGATCGTGAATAACTTCAACGACCATCCGTATTATTTTCAGAACCGATTTCCGCGCCGGCATTACGTCGCTTTTCGTCTGACCGGCACGAAAAGCAACCGCGATGCCGTGGGCGCTCTGGTCAAGCTCCACAGCGGCGGTCGGACCCTGGTGCGGCAGGTTCACTCGTCCGGAGGCTACCTTTCCCAGTGCTCGAAGACTTTGCACTTTGGCCTGGGCGACGACTCGCCGATCGACAAGGTGGAAATCCGCTGGCCCGGCGGCAAACGGCAAATCATGACCTCTCTTCCCATCGATCGTCTGCATGAAATCGTCGAGCCGTGA
- the ligD gene encoding non-homologous end-joining DNA ligase yields MRLTNLDKLFWPNLGLTKRDLLRYYTAMSPVLLPHLVDRAMVMKRYPNGAAGAFFFMKRAPSPRPAWIDLRSIEHASGSVIAFPVVADLATLLWIVNLGCIDLHPWYARCDDVDRPDYLHFDLDPVAGAGFSQVREAALAVREALGGRDMPCFAKTSGSKGMHVYVPIVRGPTQKQVWSFAKQFALSMELLYPKLLTAVYRIADRPKGRVLIDYNQNAWGRTLASVYSVRPTAQATVSAPVTWGEVERGVEIDDFDLRNMPDRVAKTGDLWKPMLDRRRRVKLEAWL; encoded by the coding sequence GTGCGACTCACCAACCTGGACAAGCTTTTCTGGCCGAACCTCGGGCTGACCAAACGCGACCTTTTGCGCTACTACACGGCGATGTCGCCGGTGCTTCTGCCGCACCTGGTCGATCGTGCGATGGTGATGAAGCGCTATCCGAACGGCGCGGCGGGCGCGTTCTTCTTCATGAAGCGCGCCCCCAGTCCCAGGCCGGCGTGGATAGACCTTCGCTCCATCGAGCACGCCTCCGGCAGCGTGATCGCTTTTCCGGTGGTTGCCGACCTGGCCACACTCTTGTGGATCGTGAACCTGGGCTGCATCGACCTCCATCCCTGGTACGCCCGTTGCGACGACGTCGACCGGCCCGATTATCTGCACTTCGATCTCGACCCGGTGGCCGGCGCCGGGTTTTCGCAGGTGCGCGAGGCGGCACTGGCGGTTCGCGAGGCGCTGGGGGGAAGAGACATGCCTTGTTTCGCCAAGACGTCGGGTTCCAAGGGGATGCACGTCTATGTTCCGATCGTGCGCGGTCCTACGCAAAAGCAGGTCTGGTCGTTTGCGAAGCAGTTTGCGTTGAGCATGGAGTTGCTTTATCCGAAGTTGCTGACCGCGGTTTACCGAATCGCCGACCGGCCGAAGGGCCGTGTGCTGATCGACTACAACCAGAACGCTTGGGGCCGCACGCTGGCTTCCGTCTATTCGGTGCGGCCGACGGCCCAGGCGACCGTGTCGGCGCCGGTCACGTGGGGAGAGGTGGAACGCGGGGTCGAGATCGACGACTTCGACCTGCGGAACATGCCCGACCGGGTGGCCAAAACCGGCGACCTATGGAAGCCGATGCTCGACCGGCGGCGGCGCGTAAAGCTTGAAGCATGGTTGTAA